One genomic window of Chitinophagaceae bacterium includes the following:
- a CDS encoding DUF2520 domain-containing protein has protein sequence MTAYKIVIIGSGNVGYQMAWHLHNSGHEIVQVFSRHLPSAKWIGNLMDIPCTDSYDDISQDADIYLVTVKDDAIKEVAEQLKLNGQVIAHTSGSVPGSVLKTVSKNYGIFYPLQTMSRNVSVDFSVIPICVDAANEKTLLVLRELGGTLTSKIIEVNDEQRFAIHVAAVFANNFTNHLFTISQVLLEQSGLSFEIFKPLINETVRKIQNHDPPNVQTGPAIRHDEITIQKHLEFLRNDGRFAEIYKILTDDIQRWEPVKSDIGNLQN, from the coding sequence ATGACGGCATACAAAATCGTAATCATTGGTTCGGGTAATGTGGGCTACCAGATGGCCTGGCATCTTCACAACAGCGGGCACGAGATCGTGCAGGTATTCAGCAGGCATTTACCTTCCGCAAAATGGATTGGCAACCTGATGGATATTCCCTGTACCGATTCATACGATGATATTTCGCAGGATGCGGATATATATCTCGTAACGGTTAAAGATGATGCAATTAAGGAAGTTGCCGAACAACTAAAATTGAACGGTCAGGTAATTGCACATACTTCAGGAAGTGTACCCGGCAGTGTGTTGAAAACGGTAAGCAAGAATTATGGGATTTTCTATCCATTGCAAACCATGTCGAGAAATGTGTCGGTAGATTTTTCAGTAATTCCGATTTGTGTGGATGCTGCGAATGAAAAGACCTTGTTGGTATTGAGGGAACTTGGAGGAACGTTAACGAGTAAAATCATTGAAGTAAATGATGAACAACGTTTCGCCATTCACGTTGCAGCAGTGTTTGCCAATAATTTTACGAACCATCTCTTTACTATCTCTCAGGTATTACTCGAACAAAGTGGATTATCGTTCGAAATCTTCAAGCCACTCATCAATGAAACGGTGCGCAAAATTCAAAATCATGATCCGCCGAACGTACAAACAGGTCCTGCCATCCGTCATGATGAGATTACTATACAAAAGCATTTAGAATTTCTGAGAAATGACGGAAGGTTTGCAGAGATTTATAAAATTCTCACGGATGATATACAGCGATGGGAACCTGTTAAATCTGATATTGGTAATCTGCAGAATTGA
- a CDS encoding 2Fe-2S iron-sulfur cluster binding domain-containing protein, which yields MYTIHFTFEEKEIAPLTVTSPEGDTLLEVALKNDIHLHHNCGGVCACSTCQIYLEQGADFVDEMTDKEEDFIDRARNPKLSSRLSCQCLLNEGEGEIRVVVPDQSGILGE from the coding sequence ATGTACACCATTCATTTCACATTTGAGGAGAAGGAGATTGCACCATTGACGGTAACGTCGCCGGAAGGAGACACATTGTTGGAGGTTGCCTTAAAAAATGATATTCATCTGCATCATAATTGTGGCGGCGTGTGTGCCTGCAGTACCTGTCAGATTTATTTGGAACAAGGAGCTGATTTTGTAGATGAGATGACCGATAAAGAAGAAGATTTTATTGACCGTGCACGCAACCCAAAGCTGAGTTCCAGACTTTCCTGTCAGTGTTTGTTGAATGAAGGAGAAGGAGAGATAAGAGTGGTGGTGCCGGATCAGTCGGGAATTTTGGGAGAATAG
- the iscX gene encoding Fe-S cluster assembly protein IscX: protein MHEPPIHWNDHEDIAQKLYEKFGDDFNESKIYRLRFTELIEWVLSIPGFSGKREESNESHLEMIQSAWVYEWRDNQGK from the coding sequence ATGCACGAACCACCAATACATTGGAATGACCACGAAGACATTGCTCAAAAGCTGTATGAAAAATTCGGCGATGATTTTAATGAATCGAAAATCTACCGTTTGCGTTTTACGGAATTAATTGAATGGGTACTGAGTATTCCGGGCTTTTCAGGCAAGCGTGAAGAAAGTAATGAAAGCCATTTGGAAATGATTCAATCGGCGTGGGTGTATGAATGGCGGGATAATCAGGGGAAGTGA
- a CDS encoding HAD-IIIA family hydrolase: MAKKKTTIPHYFDLFKEANAFVLDIDGVLTDGSLLVTNNGDELRSMNIRDGYALQLAVKKGYTVAVISGGKSEGVVRRLNRLGILYVMAGVEDKPKALLQLAAALKMDLSKTIYIGDDIPDLDVMQLCGIPCCPLDAVTEVQSVVKYISPIAGGKGCVRDVMEKVMKLQGKWQ, translated from the coding sequence ATGGCCAAAAAGAAAACAACAATCCCACACTATTTCGACCTTTTTAAGGAGGCAAATGCTTTTGTATTGGATATTGATGGTGTGCTGACAGATGGATCTTTACTGGTAACTAACAACGGTGATGAACTTCGTTCCATGAATATTCGCGACGGTTATGCCTTGCAGTTGGCTGTTAAGAAAGGTTATACAGTGGCGGTTATTTCCGGTGGTAAATCAGAAGGGGTTGTTCGGAGGCTGAACAGGTTAGGTATTCTCTATGTGATGGCCGGTGTGGAAGATAAGCCCAAAGCGCTTTTGCAGCTTGCCGCTGCACTGAAGATGGATCTTTCAAAAACAATTTATATCGGCGATGATATACCCGACCTTGACGTAATGCAATTGTGTGGTATTCCCTGTTGTCCGCTGGATGCAGTTACAGAAGTGCAATCTGTAGTAAAGTATATATCACCAATTGCCGGCGGCAAAGGTTGCGTAAGAGATGTAATGGAGAAAGTGATGAAGCTTCAGGGTAAGTGGCAGTAG
- a CDS encoding geranylgeranylglycerol-phosphate geranylgeranyltransferase produces MKGIISFLRLIRYVNLLYIALTQCLVQYTIIKPILGQAGVVPTLDVFNFSLLVLSTVLIAAGGYVINDYFDVKIDAINKPRRIFIDRTIKRRSAMLLHQALTGAGVLLGFYVAWKAGNIRLGFIHPIVSGLLWFYSTGYKRQLLIGNIIISFLTALVILIVALYEQHLFKPDTIAVNAAAYTIFILVFFYFLFAFLISLVRELVKDMEDVKGDELYGCKTLPVVVGVQKTKWLVYAISALMVAFLIYLQVRQANGGDYISVLNLFTMLEIPLGIAIYLLYKADAQKQFSLVSSVIKIVMLMGILMMVYFYYLMRN; encoded by the coding sequence ATGAAAGGAATCATCTCTTTCCTGAGACTCATCCGGTACGTTAACCTGCTCTACATTGCGCTCACGCAATGCCTGGTTCAATATACTATTATCAAGCCCATTCTTGGACAAGCCGGCGTAGTACCTACGCTTGATGTGTTTAATTTTAGTTTACTGGTGTTATCCACTGTTTTAATTGCAGCAGGTGGATACGTTATCAACGATTATTTTGATGTGAAGATAGATGCCATCAACAAGCCGCGACGCATTTTTATCGACCGGACAATCAAAAGACGCTCTGCAATGTTGTTGCACCAGGCCCTGACTGGTGCAGGGGTGTTGCTTGGTTTTTATGTTGCGTGGAAAGCCGGAAATATACGCTTAGGTTTTATTCACCCGATCGTATCCGGATTGTTATGGTTTTATTCTACAGGTTATAAAAGACAATTGCTGATTGGCAATATTATAATCTCCTTTCTAACTGCACTTGTAATTTTGATTGTAGCCTTGTATGAACAACACTTATTTAAGCCAGATACAATTGCTGTAAATGCAGCCGCGTACACCATATTTATCCTTGTGTTTTTTTATTTCCTGTTCGCCTTCCTAATCTCCCTTGTAAGAGAACTCGTTAAAGATATGGAAGATGTGAAAGGAGATGAACTCTATGGTTGCAAAACACTACCGGTAGTCGTTGGTGTTCAGAAGACTAAATGGTTGGTGTATGCCATCAGCGCACTTATGGTAGCATTTCTCATATATCTCCAGGTAAGGCAGGCAAACGGAGGTGATTATATTTCTGTTCTAAATCTTTTTACGATGCTGGAGATTCCCTTGGGAATAGCAATATATCTGCTTTACAAAGCGGATGCGCAAAAGCAATTTTCACTGGTGAGCAGCGTGATTAAAATAGTGATGCTGATGGGAATTCTGATGATGGTTTATTTTTATTACCTGATGCGGAATTAA
- the mqnB gene encoding futalosine hydrolase: MKILIVAATRIEVEPLEQCLLQWDEQGLLKQHAIELMITGAGSVFTAFKLGKMLPLDNWDLAINLGICGSFNRNFPIGTVVNITTDTFGDFGATDDHTYLNAFEIGLADGNAFPFSNGLISNTIDPKYKVIQSLPTARGITMNTVSGNENSIRRLIEKFPADVESMEGASFLYCCLKESIPCVQLRAVSNYVQKRDKSSWNIPLAIKNLNHTATSLIMEMIDIDNSQFLILNS; encoded by the coding sequence ATGAAGATCCTGATAGTAGCTGCTACAAGAATAGAAGTGGAACCACTCGAACAATGCCTCCTTCAATGGGATGAACAAGGCTTGCTGAAACAACATGCCATTGAGTTGATGATCACGGGTGCAGGAAGCGTATTCACAGCTTTTAAGCTTGGTAAAATGCTACCATTGGATAACTGGGATCTCGCTATTAATCTTGGCATCTGCGGAAGCTTCAACAGAAATTTTCCCATTGGTACAGTTGTAAATATTACTACCGACACTTTTGGAGACTTCGGTGCAACGGATGACCATACATATTTAAATGCGTTTGAGATTGGATTGGCGGATGGAAATGCATTTCCATTCTCAAATGGATTGATTTCGAATACTATCGATCCAAAATACAAGGTGATTCAATCACTTCCAACAGCGCGTGGAATTACCATGAATACCGTATCCGGAAATGAAAACAGCATCAGGCGACTCATCGAAAAATTTCCCGCTGATGTTGAAAGCATGGAAGGCGCTTCTTTCCTGTATTGTTGTTTGAAAGAAAGTATTCCTTGTGTTCAGTTGAGAGCTGTTTCAAATTATGTTCAGAAGCGCGACAAGTCTAGCTGGAATATTCCACTTGCCATCAAAAATCTCAATCATACTGCCACCAGTTTAATAATGGAAATGATTGACATTGATAATTCTCAATTCCTAATTCTTAATTCTTAA
- a CDS encoding 6-carboxytetrahydropterin synthase: MLYLTRKEHFNAAHRLFNPNWSDERNEAVFGKCSNKYFHGHNYDLFVTVKGEPDPETGLIINAKELSATIRETVVDKLDHKNLSLEIGFLKGIIPSTENLARAIWMELEPHISGCKLHCVRLYETENIFAEYYGD, encoded by the coding sequence ATGTTGTACCTTACCAGGAAAGAACATTTTAACGCAGCCCATCGGCTATTTAATCCAAACTGGAGCGATGAAAGAAATGAAGCGGTATTCGGTAAGTGCTCCAACAAATATTTTCATGGGCACAATTACGACTTATTCGTTACCGTGAAAGGAGAACCTGATCCTGAAACCGGTCTGATTATTAATGCGAAAGAACTGAGTGCAACTATCAGGGAAACCGTGGTGGATAAGCTCGACCATAAGAACCTGAGCCTGGAAATTGGCTTTTTGAAAGGCATCATTCCGAGTACCGAAAATCTTGCAAGGGCAATCTGGATGGAGCTGGAACCACATATTTCCGGGTGTAAACTTCATTGTGTGCGGTTGTATGAAACAGAAAATATTTTTGCTGAATACTACGGAGATTGA
- the folE gene encoding GTP cyclohydrolase I FolE, whose amino-acid sequence MTQIVKAQSKKKSKTDLQKRYSKLEIYKEDTTHSLTEYYRDIITTLGENATREGLEKTPMRAAKAMQFLTHGYQLDPEAILKSAMFKEQYSEMVIVKDIEMYSMCEHHLLPFFGRAHIAYIPNGYIVGLSKLGRIVDAFSRRLQVQERLTHEILNCIQNTLNPIGVAVVIEAKHLCMMMRGVQKQNSVATTSAFTGEFAQERTRSEFIRLISADLMH is encoded by the coding sequence ATGACGCAAATTGTTAAAGCTCAGTCAAAGAAAAAGAGCAAGACCGATTTACAAAAACGTTATTCAAAATTGGAAATTTACAAAGAGGATACCACTCATTCGCTGACTGAGTACTATCGCGATATCATCACTACACTAGGTGAAAATGCAACTCGTGAAGGTCTTGAAAAAACCCCTATGCGAGCCGCTAAAGCCATGCAGTTCCTGACACATGGATACCAACTGGACCCGGAAGCTATTTTGAAATCGGCGATGTTTAAAGAACAATACAGCGAGATGGTGATTGTAAAAGACATTGAGATGTATTCGATGTGTGAGCACCATTTACTTCCTTTCTTTGGCAGGGCTCACATTGCTTATATACCGAATGGTTACATCGTAGGTCTTAGCAAGCTGGGTCGCATTGTGGACGCATTCTCCCGGCGCTTGCAGGTGCAGGAACGCCTTACCCATGAAATCCTTAATTGTATTCAAAACACCCTCAATCCAATTGGTGTGGCGGTAGTGATAGAAGCAAAGCACCTTTGTATGATGATGCGTGGTGTTCAAAAGCAAAATTCAGTAGCCACCACCTCGGCCTTTACCGGTGAGTTTGCGCAGGAAAGAACCCGTTCAGAATTTATCAGGCTGATCTCCGCTGATCTGATGCATTAA
- the fabD gene encoding ACP S-malonyltransferase, with the protein MKAYIFPGQGSQFAGMGRDLYESNTIAKEYFEKANEILAYRITDIMFNGTDDDLRQTKVTQPAIFIHSVIKSMVAGDSFMPEMVAGHSLGEFSALVANKALSFEDGLQLVFKRALAMQKACELQPSTMAAILGLADNVVEEICASIEEVVVPANYNCPGQLVISGSIEGINIACEKMKAAGAKRALVLSVGGAFHSPLMEPARQELEAALLNTSFSTPVCPVYQNVTANAVMDADEIRKNLIAQLTAPVRWSQSVQAMIADGATAFIECGPGNVLQGLVKKINKDAITAAI; encoded by the coding sequence ATGAAAGCATACATTTTTCCAGGTCAGGGTTCGCAGTTTGCAGGCATGGGTAGAGATTTGTATGAATCCAATACAATTGCGAAGGAATATTTTGAAAAAGCCAACGAAATACTGGCCTACCGGATCACAGATATAATGTTTAACGGCACTGATGATGATTTAAGGCAAACCAAGGTTACACAACCTGCTATCTTTATTCATTCTGTTATCAAGTCGATGGTGGCCGGTGATAGTTTTATGCCGGAAATGGTGGCTGGACATTCCTTAGGTGAATTTTCTGCTTTGGTAGCGAATAAGGCATTGTCATTTGAAGATGGATTGCAACTGGTATTTAAAAGAGCCTTAGCTATGCAAAAGGCTTGTGAACTTCAACCCTCTACCATGGCCGCGATTTTAGGTTTGGCTGATAATGTGGTAGAAGAAATATGTGCCTCTATTGAAGAAGTGGTGGTGCCGGCCAATTACAATTGTCCCGGCCAACTGGTGATCAGTGGTTCTATTGAAGGAATAAATATTGCCTGCGAAAAAATGAAAGCGGCAGGAGCAAAACGGGCCTTGGTATTATCTGTCGGCGGTGCTTTTCACTCGCCATTAATGGAACCCGCGCGCCAGGAACTGGAAGCTGCACTGTTAAATACCAGCTTCTCAACACCTGTTTGCCCGGTGTACCAGAATGTAACCGCAAATGCCGTGATGGATGCGGATGAAATCAGGAAGAACCTGATTGCGCAGTTAACGGCACCGGTACGTTGGTCACAGTCTGTTCAAGCCATGATTGCCGATGGCGCAACAGCTTTTATTGAATGCGGACCTGGTAATGTTTTGCAGGGTTTGGTAAAGAAAATTAACAAAGATGCGATAACAGCTGCAATCTGA
- the fabD gene encoding ACP S-malonyltransferase, with translation MNRAYLFPGQGFQYVGMGKSLYESSPLARDYFEAANDLLGYRITDIMFNGPEEKLFETQVVQNAIYLVSLISALKEGNDFRPSMVAGHSLGETTALVANGCLSFEDGLMLMNERSVEMEKAFNKVPAAMVAVLGLDDAIVERVCDSIEEMVVPANYNCPGQLVIAGTTEGVAAACKALTKEGARRFVPLQVGGAVHSPLMQPVVDYLEKKLATIKFNEPKCPIYPNVTGTATINTDEIREYLTLQQIKSLRWTTTIQNMMMDGANDFVDCGPPHVISGMVRRISKQISINSAVV, from the coding sequence ATGAACAGAGCATATTTATTCCCGGGTCAGGGATTTCAATACGTAGGAATGGGGAAATCGCTCTATGAAAGTTCTCCGCTTGCGCGGGATTATTTTGAAGCGGCGAATGACTTGCTCGGTTACCGGATTACTGACATCATGTTTAATGGCCCTGAAGAAAAATTATTTGAAACACAAGTGGTGCAGAATGCCATTTATCTTGTATCGTTAATCAGTGCCTTGAAAGAAGGCAATGATTTTCGACCTTCCATGGTAGCCGGTCACAGCCTGGGAGAAACTACAGCATTAGTGGCCAACGGTTGTCTCTCCTTTGAAGACGGATTGATGCTGATGAATGAACGGTCGGTGGAAATGGAGAAAGCATTTAATAAAGTGCCTGCAGCCATGGTAGCCGTGTTGGGACTGGATGATGCAATTGTTGAAAGGGTTTGTGATTCTATAGAGGAGATGGTGGTGCCTGCCAATTATAACTGTCCCGGACAACTGGTGATAGCAGGCACAACGGAAGGAGTTGCGGCAGCCTGCAAAGCACTCACCAAAGAAGGTGCAAGACGTTTTGTACCGTTGCAGGTGGGAGGAGCAGTTCATTCACCACTGATGCAGCCTGTTGTAGATTACCTCGAAAAGAAATTAGCAACGATTAAATTCAATGAACCGAAGTGTCCAATTTATCCGAATGTTACGGGAACAGCAACCATCAACACCGATGAAATCAGGGAATATCTTACTCTTCAGCAGATAAAATCTCTTCGGTGGACTACAACCATTCAAAACATGATGATGGATGGCGCCAATGATTTTGTTGACTGTGGCCCCCCTCACGTAATTAGTGGAATGGTTCGCCGAATCAGCAAGCAGATTTCTATCAACAGCGCGGTGGTATAG
- a CDS encoding acyl-CoA thioesterase: MSELKRPFQTETIMTQVVQPNDTNPLGNLHGGKLMYWMDECSAISATKHSRAIVVTVSVDGVSFKNRIELGSFVTIIAKVTRTFRTSMEVFIEVWAENIPKNTRIKCNEAYYTFVALNEAGQPIPVAEIHPETEAEIRLYEGAISRRQVRLILGGKMKVEDAAELRKLFMKD; encoded by the coding sequence ATGAGCGAACTAAAGCGTCCCTTCCAAACAGAAACCATCATGACGCAGGTGGTGCAACCGAATGATACCAATCCATTGGGCAACTTACATGGAGGAAAATTAATGTACTGGATGGATGAATGTTCAGCCATTAGTGCAACCAAACACAGCCGCGCCATTGTAGTAACCGTTTCGGTGGATGGTGTTTCTTTCAAGAACAGAATCGAGCTGGGAAGCTTTGTTACCATCATCGCTAAAGTCACCCGTACTTTTAGAACCTCTATGGAAGTATTTATTGAAGTGTGGGCAGAGAATATTCCGAAGAATACCAGGATCAAATGCAATGAAGCCTATTACACTTTTGTTGCTCTGAATGAAGCCGGTCAGCCGATTCCTGTAGCTGAAATTCATCCGGAAACAGAAGCAGAAATACGTCTGTATGAAGGTGCCATCAGCCGCAGGCAGGTGCGATTAATACTTGGTGGAAAAATGAAAGTGGAAGATGCCGCTGAACTGAGAAAGTTGTTTATGAAGGATTGA
- a CDS encoding class I SAM-dependent methyltransferase, producing MNALFLMKEYLHYLLKARGVGNMHSPFVYDFMVRVLNDKRHFYAYDEIETLRNRLLLQKEEIDITDYGTGATATTTSQRTISYLLKTSAKPPRQAQLLFRIAVFYQCRQILELGTSLGFSAMYLAASGANTKVITLEGAPALAERARKNFEAPGMKNIEVMAGPFEKTLPLALQQTQKVDLIFFDGNHRKEPTLNYFRQALDYTNDDSIFIFDDIHWSPEMKAAWISIKAHPQVTLTIDLFFFGIVFFRKQLSKQNFVLRF from the coding sequence ATGAACGCATTATTTCTAATGAAAGAATATCTGCATTACCTGCTGAAAGCAAGAGGAGTCGGGAATATGCATTCGCCGTTTGTATATGATTTCATGGTACGGGTGTTGAATGACAAACGTCATTTCTATGCTTATGATGAAATTGAAACTTTACGCAACCGGTTGCTCTTACAAAAGGAGGAAATTGACATTACCGATTATGGAACCGGCGCCACTGCAACAACTACTTCACAACGCACGATCAGTTACCTTTTAAAAACTTCAGCTAAGCCACCTCGCCAGGCACAGCTACTTTTTCGGATAGCCGTATTTTATCAATGCCGGCAAATATTGGAGTTGGGAACTTCGCTTGGGTTTTCTGCCATGTATCTGGCGGCTTCAGGTGCAAATACAAAAGTGATCACCCTGGAAGGTGCTCCGGCATTGGCTGAAAGGGCCAGAAAAAATTTCGAAGCACCCGGAATGAAAAACATTGAAGTGATGGCAGGACCATTTGAGAAAACATTGCCGCTTGCGCTTCAACAAACCCAAAAAGTTGATTTAATTTTTTTTGATGGTAATCACCGAAAGGAACCGACATTGAATTATTTCAGGCAGGCACTTGATTATACAAATGATGATTCCATTTTTATTTTCGACGACATTCACTGGTCACCTGAAATGAAAGCTGCCTGGATTTCCATCAAAGCACATCCGCAGGTAACTCTTACCATTGACCTTTTCTTTTTTGGAATTGTTTTCTTCAGAAAACAATTGTCGAAGCAGAATTTTGTGCTCAGATTTTAG
- a CDS encoding T9SS type A sorting domain-containing protein, with the protein MQRIPLIAFLLMVHFYTLAQRPVGVFEPINIQLSNPGDTRDYIDTLKATSFISQDAGGLGCETGIYPAPDSGYVTGNNKYGDLQKAQFYSLHQMGYTAPAYVQSVQVLIGLKTSMAGSSGVYANIYAVDTNGFRPGTLLATSIPIPINDIEVTDSVNTFSFSVPVLVDDSFFVSVLLPIVTGDTIAIVSTMAGCRSYEGWSWEQWSNNSWHTLINSWLADIDLAIFPVMDLPFNVGFQNPSITAMQGKLYPNPALKQTSLIYSINQSGTVTICLMNDRGEIIQKKERGSLKAGQHIETIDLQQLPGGIYFVKVSDVLEQHVFPLVVD; encoded by the coding sequence ATGCAGCGTATTCCACTGATAGCATTTTTACTGATGGTTCATTTTTACACGCTGGCACAAAGACCGGTAGGTGTTTTTGAACCCATAAACATTCAATTAAGCAATCCCGGAGATACCCGCGATTATATTGATACGCTAAAGGCCACCAGTTTTATTTCTCAGGATGCCGGCGGGTTAGGCTGCGAAACAGGCATCTATCCAGCTCCTGATTCAGGATACGTAACCGGCAATAATAAATATGGCGATCTTCAGAAAGCGCAATTCTACAGTCTTCATCAGATGGGCTATACTGCACCTGCTTATGTGCAAAGTGTACAGGTACTGATTGGATTAAAAACTTCAATGGCGGGTTCCAGTGGAGTTTATGCTAATATTTATGCGGTGGATACTAATGGATTTCGACCAGGCACTTTATTAGCGACCTCCATTCCGATCCCGATTAATGATATTGAGGTAACAGATTCGGTCAACACTTTTTCATTTTCCGTGCCTGTTCTTGTTGACGATTCTTTTTTTGTGAGTGTATTACTCCCCATTGTAACCGGTGATACCATTGCCATCGTTTCAACAATGGCAGGCTGCCGTTCCTATGAAGGTTGGTCCTGGGAACAATGGTCTAACAATAGCTGGCATACTTTAATAAATTCGTGGTTAGCTGATATCGATCTGGCTATTTTTCCTGTCATGGATCTTCCTTTTAATGTTGGCTTTCAAAACCCTTCAATAACAGCAATGCAAGGAAAATTGTATCCCAATCCTGCATTGAAACAAACCAGTCTTATTTATAGCATCAACCAAAGCGGAACGGTGACCATTTGTCTGATGAATGATCGCGGAGAAATCATTCAAAAAAAAGAACGAGGCTCGCTTAAAGCCGGCCAGCATATAGAAACCATAGATCTGCAGCAGTTACCTGGAGGAATCTACTTTGTGAAGGTTTCTGATGTACTGGAACAGCACGTTTTTCCCTTGGTAGTAGATTGA
- a CDS encoding T9SS type A sorting domain-containing protein: MKNYYLAFIIMFTALSASAQVPFKNLKPGQISGAEIQHLKSTRCPALGSNTRDIYEMYVDYSYVNYDDVAYLFQFSSDYTGVDTALNYSAVVLNNLVGYTDAADPANSLADWSVFGLNDSFPSNVQVTIDSIYMIAAHENNSGTFDKIEAQIVKTLSNGSPSQSASSILWSNKDSVDFGLSGSNDWLGGDAFVLGFGPGYTLDPGQKAAFNFIYHNATKEDTFAVVGGCLDDGQGGSVSPSSYATSYMRYPPFIPSVTKCVNIVYVDAQGNTIGYFAAQNWIDWFKVTINTELTGVADNFDNLDLTTIYPNPANNSTQILYGLRTASDVTIDLYDISGRLVTNLYKANDAGGSYVRNIDLSNVNAGAYMVSLKAGNGSPVVSKLIVSK; the protein is encoded by the coding sequence ATGAAAAATTACTACTTAGCCTTTATTATTATGTTTACCGCATTGAGTGCTTCTGCACAGGTGCCGTTTAAGAATTTAAAGCCCGGTCAAATATCAGGCGCTGAAATTCAACATCTGAAATCAACTCGTTGCCCTGCGTTGGGAAGTAACACACGTGACATTTATGAAATGTATGTGGATTACAGTTACGTTAACTATGATGATGTTGCTTATCTGTTTCAATTCAGTTCAGATTACACAGGTGTTGATACGGCTCTTAATTATTCCGCGGTGGTATTGAACAACCTCGTTGGATATACAGATGCTGCGGATCCCGCCAATTCATTGGCTGACTGGAGTGTTTTTGGTTTGAATGATTCCTTTCCCAGCAATGTTCAGGTTACGATCGACAGTATTTATATGATCGCTGCTCATGAAAATAATTCCGGAACATTCGATAAAATTGAAGCACAGATCGTAAAGACACTTAGCAATGGTTCACCTTCACAGAGTGCTTCCAGCATCTTGTGGTCAAATAAGGATTCTGTTGATTTCGGGCTTTCAGGAAGCAATGATTGGTTAGGAGGCGATGCTTTTGTGCTAGGATTTGGTCCTGGATACACACTTGATCCAGGGCAGAAAGCAGCGTTCAATTTCATTTATCATAACGCTACCAAGGAAGACACTTTTGCAGTAGTGGGTGGTTGCCTGGATGATGGCCAGGGTGGTTCTGTCTCTCCAAGTTCTTATGCGACTTCTTATATGAGATATCCCCCTTTCATTCCTTCGGTTACCAAATGTGTTAATATTGTATATGTGGATGCTCAAGGCAATACAATCGGATACTTTGCTGCTCAAAACTGGATTGACTGGTTTAAGGTGACAATCAATACTGAATTAACAGGTGTGGCTGATAATTTCGATAACCTTGATCTTACCACCATTTATCCGAATCCTGCAAACAATTCAACGCAAATTCTGTACGGTTTACGTACGGCATCTGATGTTACCATTGATCTCTATGACATCTCAGGCAGATTGGTTACCAATCTTTACAAAGCCAATGATGCCGGTGGATCTTATGTGCGCAACATTGATCTTAGCAATGTAAATGCAGGTGCTTACATGGTTTCGTTAAAAGCAGGCAATGGTTCACCGGTTGTTTCTAAACTGATCGTGAGCAAATAA